The DNA window aagaatcaaataaAGTTGCTTTGATGTTCAAACGTAAAGGTGAGAGGAAGTGATGCTGATCTGAGGCATTTCTCAAGTGAGAAAATAAAAGAAAGTTTTACCTCAAGTAACTTCTGATGTTTGCCCACTTCCTGTCGCGGGTCACATGATGTTTAAAGAGGAAGTCACATGGTCATTTGACGCCAGAAATATTCTTTTCAAATGGAACAACAAACAAACAGCTGagtcacagtgtgtgtgtgtttgtgtgcgcgtgtgttaGCTGACCTCTGTGTTTCAGCATGCTTCCTGTTTGCTGACACAGCtgcacatgacaacatgacaacaaagGTGACAGGTCACAGATGGACAAAGGCGGCCATCTTTCCAGAAGCTCTTCCTAACATAAATCCAGGTGGCGTGCTGCCCTCCGAGGTTTTGTCAGTCATGCCATTGCCGCGACGTCGCTCCTTCATTTTGGGACAGTCGTCCGAGCGTGTGAGCGCCGCACCCGGCAGGGTCGCGCCGGGCGGCGCCACGTCGCGGGGTGTCTTTGTGGGAACTGCGTCCCCAATGGGCGGGATGTCCAGCCTGGGGACACGGGTGTCCCGCCGGGCTCTGGGCATCAGCAGTGTCTTCCTGCAGGGGATGAGGAGCACCACTGTACCGGTTCTACCCCGGGCGGGAGAGCGGGTCGGACACGGTGCTGCAGGGGGGGCCGAACCGGGCCTGAACACCTGCCTGATGGAGTACCGTGACAAAGTGCGAGCACTGGAGCAGCTCAACCAACAGCTGGAGGAGCAGATTCGGTTAAGCTTGGACCGCAAGGCGTCCCGTGCCGGTGCCTGGGGTCCGCTGAGGCGGGACTGGGAGGATGTCTACAGGCAGGTGAGAAGAACCTTTAACCCCAACATGGACAATATGTCGCCGTCGTTACAAAATAAAAGGGTTCTTTGGTGAATGGGAGCAGCAAGCAGCGCTATTTTCCTGTTAGTGCCTTCTTGATTCAAAATAAAGGTCCCTTTTGGAAAATGATCATgttcacaacacacacacattgtgagGTCCATTAGtcttaactgtgtgtgtgtgtgtgcacaggtAAGTGAGGCCATCTTGGACAACGCTCGGCTGATGCTACAGACTGAGAACGTCCAGGCCAACGCAGAGGACTTGAAGGAAAGGTGAGAAGTGAATTTGGGACTTGGACGGTGGTGAGGTGACACTCTGGTGTACATCGCGCAGGTACGACAACGAGCAACCATTTAGGAAGGCGGTGGAGGAGGAGATCAGCTCCCTCTACAAAGTCATTGAGGACGCCGGCCTGACGAGGGCAGAGCTCGAGCAGCAGATAGATGACATGCGAGCTGAACTTGAACAACTGGAGCGCAATCACGAGCAGGTGGCCAGACCCAACACGATGCTACGACAAGATGTATTGGTTCTGAATGGATCTCGATCAATCCGAACCGTTTTGGTGTGACCGCAGGACGTCCGTCTCCTCTACAGTCAGATGTGTGGACGTGAAGTGGATCAGCCAGATGCTCCTATTGAAACCAGTCTGGACCAGATCCTGGCCTACATCCGCAACCATTGGGAGAAGGTGATGGAGAAGAACCGAGCCGAGACCGACAGCTACCCAGAATGCAAGGTCAGAATCCCGGATCGAGCGGCGGTGTGGACGGGTATTTGACACGTGTGTCCCCGCAGGACGCCAAGTCTGTGAGCCGGCTTAGTCCGGAAGAGGAGGAGCTGGAGGCGTTGAAGGTCCAATGCTCTGATGCCGGCTGCAAGATCCAAAGTCTGCAAGCGGAGACTGAATCCATTCGCGCTCTGGTGATCACAGGCGAATCAGTTACAGAACCTTCTGACTCAGAACTTGTTCAGTTACAGAATTTACTCTCGCAGAAACGCGGCCTGGAGAACTCACTGGGCGATGCTCGCCACTGGCACGACATGGAGCTACAGAACCTTAGCTCTGTGGTGTCCAAGCTGGAGGCGGAGCTTGTGGATGTGCGCGGCGAGATGGAACA is part of the Nerophis lumbriciformis linkage group LG19, RoL_Nlum_v2.1, whole genome shotgun sequence genome and encodes:
- the bfsp2 gene encoding phakinin: MTTKVTGHRWTKAAIFPEALPNINPGGVLPSEVLSVMPLPRRRSFILGQSSERVSAAPGRVAPGGATSRGVFVGTASPMGGMSSLGTRVSRRALGISSVFLQGMRSTTVPVLPRAGERVGHGAAGGAEPGLNTCLMEYRDKVRALEQLNQQLEEQIRLSLDRKASRAGAWGPLRRDWEDVYRQVSEAILDNARLMLQTENVQANAEDLKERYDNEQPFRKAVEEEISSLYKVIEDAGLTRAELEQQIDDMRAELEQLERNHEQDVRLLYSQMCGREVDQPDAPIETSLDQILAYIRNHWEKVMEKNRAETDSYPECKDAKSVSRLSPEEEELEALKVQCSDAGCKIQSLQAETESIRALKRGLENSLGDARHWHDMELQNLSSVVSKLEAELVDVRGEMEQQRRDFDALLRNKQHLEDEIQLYHCILDGEERRFPPAESLCKDIEGPSKTPVGSNSSIPPSVPPIGTCNQPGSV